Proteins found in one Mucilaginibacter gracilis genomic segment:
- a CDS encoding TniQ family protein, with translation MSFSVFSDKSQLLPAFTKPYPDEVLSSWLTRLSFDHGLTQARLLKTLLTRRETNNWNVDRSFNKEYIETLAACTNCAASEISNTTLQYYDGKLYEPKSDEIIPGIWTHKRYISKGRLYDNGNSEFGLLYCPGCFKASDKPVYFKKQWRLAVSFVCPDCGCYLRETCPHCKSGGTIHCEALAKAIDKTVDEYLLTCHECGGNISEVDSEKAPAHLVRMQKAIYQIMERGNGEISSVSYFSVLYQMVCLLLSRTKENKLLGFIKDVYGRHSVPELNRHEHRQEIHEIQIKQRANLFYMAFWLLENWPHRFTNLCNKHSLKNLDVLAYFRGCPGWFLETMLENAECPNRNLAPDHFEIEELDKYTVRMKDERINRFLYDFDPDDNFYYYDNNINSMDHGSHNCWRSKIIFKQLQEIESWYY, from the coding sequence GAGCAGTTGGCTCACCCGGCTTTCTTTCGATCACGGCCTGACCCAGGCCAGGCTTTTAAAAACGTTATTGACCCGCCGGGAAACCAACAACTGGAATGTTGACCGTTCCTTTAACAAGGAATATATTGAAACATTGGCAGCCTGCACTAATTGCGCAGCCAGCGAGATCAGCAATACCACGTTGCAATATTACGACGGCAAACTTTATGAACCCAAATCAGATGAGATCATACCGGGAATATGGACTCATAAACGATACATCTCCAAAGGACGCCTGTATGATAACGGCAACAGCGAGTTTGGGTTACTCTATTGTCCCGGCTGCTTTAAGGCGTCAGATAAGCCCGTCTACTTTAAAAAACAATGGCGGCTGGCTGTTTCTTTCGTTTGTCCGGATTGCGGTTGTTACCTGAGAGAAACATGCCCGCATTGTAAATCCGGTGGCACTATACATTGCGAGGCATTAGCTAAAGCGATAGATAAAACAGTTGATGAATATTTGTTGACCTGTCACGAATGCGGCGGAAATATCAGCGAAGTTGACTCTGAAAAAGCGCCGGCTCATCTCGTCCGTATGCAAAAAGCTATTTACCAGATCATGGAACGAGGCAACGGAGAAATATCTTCCGTTAGCTACTTCAGCGTGTTGTATCAAATGGTTTGCCTGCTGCTCAGCCGGACTAAAGAAAACAAGCTTCTCGGCTTTATCAAAGACGTGTACGGCCGTCACAGCGTGCCGGAATTGAATCGTCATGAGCACCGGCAGGAGATTCACGAGATACAGATCAAACAGCGGGCAAACCTGTTTTATATGGCCTTTTGGCTACTGGAGAACTGGCCGCACCGCTTTACCAATCTTTGCAATAAACACAGTTTGAAAAACCTTGATGTCCTGGCCTACTTCAGAGGCTGCCCCGGATGGTTCTTGGAAACGATGCTTGAAAACGCTGAATGCCCCAATCGTAACCTTGCACCGGATCACTTTGAAATTGAGGAGTTGGATAAATATACCGTCAGAATGAAAGATGAGCGAATCAATAGGTTCCTTTATGACTTTGACCCGGACGATAACTTCTACTATTACGATAATAATATCAACTCGATGGATCACGGCAGCCACAATTGTTGGCGCAGCAAAATTATCTTTAAGCAGCTACAAGAAATAGAGAGTTGGTATTACTAA
- a CDS encoding RNA polymerase sigma factor: MNNVNLSLYSLFKIKVANFESQTEQELISLLKDDSQSAYTEIYDRYQGLLYIYACKITKDESEAEDIVQEVFFYLWDKRHAISFQTSLSSYLYSAVRYKFFNLLDHKKVRANYAESFQKFMNDEPIQADYMVRERDFVKLIEKEIALLPQKMREVFELSRKHQLSRKEIAQKLSISEKTVKNQVSNALKELRIKLGMLTCLLF, translated from the coding sequence ATGAATAACGTTAATTTATCGTTATATTCGTTATTTAAAATAAAGGTGGCAAATTTTGAATCGCAAACGGAACAGGAATTGATATCCTTATTAAAGGATGATAGTCAAAGTGCGTATACTGAAATTTATGACCGCTACCAGGGCCTGCTATATATTTATGCCTGTAAGATCACCAAAGATGAAAGCGAGGCAGAAGACATTGTTCAAGAGGTTTTCTTTTATCTTTGGGATAAACGCCATGCCATTTCGTTTCAAACCTCTTTATCGTCTTATTTATATAGTGCAGTAAGATATAAGTTTTTTAATTTACTCGATCATAAGAAAGTAAGAGCAAACTATGCGGAGTCTTTTCAAAAATTTATGAACGATGAGCCTATTCAGGCAGATTATATGGTTAGAGAAAGGGATTTTGTTAAGCTAATTGAAAAAGAGATCGCTCTTTTGCCCCAAAAAATGCGCGAAGTATTTGAATTGAGTAGAAAACATCAGCTTTCAAGGAAAGAAATTGCGCAAAAGTTATCTATTTCTGAAAAAACAGTAAAAAATCAGGTAAGTAATGCCTTGAAAGAGCTACGCATCAAATTAGGTATGCTGACTTGTTTGCTATTCTAA